The genome window GCGTCGCCGTCACCGGCGTGCGCGGGGCGGCGAGCGGCAGCGGCGGCTGAATCTCCGCCGTCGCCGCGGACGCGAACCCGGCGAGGACGAGGGCGAAGAAGAGTAGGGGGACGCCGCGCATCTCAGAACCGCCTCTCCGAAATTTCGCCCGCGCGGTTGATCAGCACCGTCGTGCCGCCGTTGCCCTTCGGCCGGCCGCGGGTGAGCGCGTGCATCGCGCGCGAGGCGTCGATGTCGGCGGTGTAGGGCTGCGCCGGTTCGGGCCCGGCGTCGTCGCGCCCCTGCGGGCGCAGCACCAGCGAGAGCTGGCCGAGCATGCCGGCGGTGGCGAGCACCTCCGCCTGCCGCGGCGTCACCGCGATCGCCGCGGTCTTGCCGACGATCGCCGCGCCGTCCTTGTCGCGGGCGATCTGCTGGTCGATCGCCAGCACCTTGACGTCGGTCAGCACCGTCTCGGAGGCGTAGCGGACGAACGCGCCGCCCTTGTCGACGGTCTCCTCGTCGGTGCGCTGGAAATCGGCGGCCAGCACCACGTCGACCCGGTCGCCCGGGTTGATGAAGCCGGAGGCGGCGCTCGCGGCGCTGATCGGCACTGAAACCGCGCGCGTCCCCGGCTCCAGCAGCACCGCCAGCAGTCCCGCGTCGGTCCGCGCCACCGACGACTCCTGAAACGGTTCGCCCTCGGTCAGCGGGCGCCGCGGAATC of uncultured Alphaproteobacteria bacterium contains these proteins:
- a CDS encoding Flp pilus assembly protein CpaB; protein product: MKPVVAIVALLAVLAAVGTAVLAQRWVAGQAARPVAAQPAPTAEVLVVAREVAAGAALTDEDLRYEPWPTAAAQRFVVRTADDDPKARVLGAIPRRPLTEGEPFQESSVARTDAGLLAVLLEPGTRAVSVPISAASAASGFINPGDRVDVVLAADFQRTDEETVDKGGAFVRYASETVLTDVKVLAIDQQIARDKDGAAIVGKTAAIAVTPRQAEVLATAGMLGQLSLVLRPQGRDDAGPEPAQPYTADIDASRAMHALTRGRPKGNGGTTVLINRAGEISERRF